The [Eubacterium] eligens ATCC 27750 genome segment TCTATCTTGATTTGCTCCATGCTGATTGTAAAGCCAGTAACTGGATCGGAATCATGGCGGTTCACACCACGAAACTTGATCTTCTGTCCGTTTAAGTAGATTACCTGATCTTTGATTTCTATCTTGCGGAGTGCTATATGATCTACAATCACCTCCTGCTCTGTCTCAAAAATAATAGTGTAAAGATAAGGATTCTCTGTATTCCAGAGCTTATAGTCAACAATCTCAAAAGTAGCTTTACCGTTTTTGTCAATCACTCCCTCGGAAACAACTGCGCCATTCTTATCCTCGATCTTTACCCGAACCTCTACCGGTTCATGAAAGCTTACTGTAAGATCTATCTTTGCAATGTCTGCATCCAATTCTGTTGTAATATGATAATCTCGAATTGCCTTTTCCGGACGCTTTAAAAGATAAACATCACGAAAAATTCCACTCATACGGAACTTGTCCTGATCCTCAAGGTACGAACCGTCGCACCACTTCATCACAAGCACAGAAATCCGGTTCTCTCCTTCCCGCAATACGTCTGTCACATCAAACTCACTGGTCATGTGGCTCACCTGACTGTAACCTACATAGGTGCCGTTTAACCATACATAAAAGCAGCTATCCACACCTTCAAAGTTAAGATATGCCTTTGGTGCTGCATCATCCCTTGCATAGTCAAAGGTATGCACATAAGCTCCACATGGAATATCCTGTGGCACATATGGCGGATCAAACGGAAATGGATAACGGATATTTGTGTATTGATGTGTATCATAACCTGCCATCTGCCATACACTCGGAACTGCAATCTCGTCAAAGCTCTCAACCGAATAACCATCCTCATAAAAGGCATCCTTCATATCATAAATACTGTCAAAATACTGAAACTTCCATGTACCATTCAAAAGCTGCATTCTGTCTGACAGCTCTCTGTGCTCTACCAAGTCATCCATCCGCTTTGAAGCCGGCATGTAATAGGCTCTTGCCAGCATCGTATTGTCATGTAATACGCTTAAATCCTCATAGTAACGTGGCACGATCATAAATACCCCTCCTTCATTCATACAGTTTATACACTTTTTTGTTGCTTGTAACCCTGCTAACAATTTTCTCCTTACTGTCTGCTTTTTTCCTTCTCGCTTTTGTTAAATTTATGTTACCTTAATCCAGTTCTTATGTCTATAAACTAGAATAGACAAAATATGCACAAAATGATACAATAATCCCATCAATCAGAAAAGGAGTGCTGCCCTATGTACATGAACACCGGTTATTTGAACCATTCACATATGGATTTTAAGGATAAAAGCCGACCACTGATTGTCGGTAGCTGCGGAATCTATCGTTTGTCCGAGCACCCAAAGATACCAACCTATCGCCCAAGAGGACGTGTTGATTTTCAGATTATATATATTGCAGCCGGATGCGGACATTTTCATTTTGATACTGTTGATAACGAAACAATTGTTCCCGCTGGTAACATTGTCATATTCCGCCCAAAAGAGCTTCAGAAATATGAATACTATGGGGAAGATAAGACAGAAGTCTACTGGATTCATTTTACTGGAAGTGATGTAAAAAACATCTTAAGAAAATATGGTTTCCCAGATAACGAGAGAATATTCCCAGTTGGTACATCCATGGAATATGAGCGTGTATTTAAGAGAATTATTATAGAATTACAACGTTGTCAGGATAACTACGAAGAAATGCTCACATTATTGCTCCGTCATCTTCTGATCATATTCCAACG includes the following:
- a CDS encoding AraC family transcriptional regulator; translated protein: MYMNTGYLNHSHMDFKDKSRPLIVGSCGIYRLSEHPKIPTYRPRGRVDFQIIYIAAGCGHFHFDTVDNETIVPAGNIVIFRPKELQKYEYYGEDKTEVYWIHFTGSDVKNILRKYGFPDNERIFPVGTSMEYERVFKRIIIELQRCQDNYEEMLTLLLRHLLIIFQRELTREHVLKNEYLNHEMDTAVTYFNENYNRDINIEEYATSKGMSVSWFIRNFKKFTGSTPMQFIVALRVNNAQVLLEATNYSINEISKIVGYDNQLYFSRLFHKLKGDSPRDYRKTRKSEI